A genomic stretch from Fusarium musae strain F31 chromosome 9, whole genome shotgun sequence includes:
- a CDS encoding hypothetical protein (EggNog:ENOG41), translated as MATIRHARREDAPTILQLIQELADYEKEPDANKATVESIQATVAFAPSDSPNVDASIIPATEPISPTKPARCLLLFTPEGEAAGMALYFYNYSTWRSRAGIYLEDLYVRESARGKGYGKKLLSTLAKQVLAIDGARLDWVVLKWNEPSIKFYESIGAYAMNDWVGMRVDGEGLNKLANLMDS; from the exons ATGGCCACAATTCGACATGCCCGAAGGGAGG ATGCTCCCACAATTCTCCAGCTCATCCAGGAGCTCGCCGATTACGAGAAGGAGCCTGATGCGAACAAGGCGACCGTTGAAAGCATCCAGGCCACAGTCGCGTTCGCACCCTCCGACTCCCCTAATGTCGACGCCTCCATTATCCCAGCCACCGAACCTATATCACCAACGAAGCCCGCTCGttgccttctcctctttACCCCCGAAGGTGAAGCCGCTGGCATGGCATTGTACTTCTACAACTACAGCACATGGCGCTCGCGTGCTGGTATCTACCTAGAGGACCTATACGTGCGCGAATCGGCACGTGGCAAGGGATACGGCAAGAAACTGTTGAGCACTCTGGCTAAGCAAGTCCTTGCCATTGATGGCGCTCGGCTTGATTGGGTAGTTCTCAAGTGGAACGAGCCCAGCATCAAGTTCTACGAGAGCATTGGTGCATACGCTATGAACGATTGGGTCGGTATGCGTGTAGATGGCGAGGGCCTGAACAAACTGGCCAATTTAATGGATTCATAG
- a CDS encoding hypothetical protein (EggNog:ENOG41), producing MSQQSQSGVGNSFRGYNGDSEGATIYSASYSGVDVYEMEVNNVAVMRRRNDSWLNATQILKVAGVDKGKRTKILEKEIQTGEHEKVQGGYGKYQGTWIKFDRGVQVCRQYGVEELLRPLLTYDMGQDGGVAGRGDFNTPTKEQAMAAQRKRLYNQSTDGRPNGLSGTFFKNISTTASHAVAAISKARFDSPGPRSRNGPSRAPSFSRQASMQNGDDFPSNSQQSFASDYGQQVDSAYSTQQINNSVQMNETEPPRKRQRVAMTPGDSFSGYGQNMDMYAAAFPGSPTEPNESFIYTQNTMQDGSPVDEGSGPLAPLPYEMSPEVEMKRNMLMSLFLEAPGTDPTKHDMLRSYTPKELDMPIDLQSHTALHWAATLARMPLLRALIAAGASPSRVNASGETALMRACLVTNSQDHNSFPDLLEVLGSTIEARDHKGRTVLHHIAVTSAVKGRNAASRYYLESLLEWVVRQGSAPNSQATNGNGPSASQSANPKMGIARFMSEIVNAQDSVGDTALNIASRIGNRSIISQLLEVGADPNIANRVGLRPLDFGIGSENVEDKTNGEINVDKNGATGTNQRSRESSDEIVASISHLLSETGSAFQTEMKAKQASLDTLHTTLRTTSTQLGEARRTFEHLTATLKKQQLARQKVANLSHAREDEQVRLMQEQSRASQPNPSSSWETELSAMLEAADDTSGSGFGGEGLLPSAAVLRARIRAVEGRRDMTRKMVAALKGRSRDVEVKYRRVVALCTGVQEDEVDAVIDGLLKAVESEHEELEINRVRRFLGGVEGVVH from the exons ATGAGCCAACAATCGCAATCTGGTGTGGGTAATTCCTTCAGAGGTTATAATGGTGACTCTGAAGGTGCTACCATTTACTCG GCATCGTATTCTGGCGTGGATGTATACGAGATGGAGGTCAACAATGTCGCCGTGATGCGCCGTCGCAACGACTCATGGCTCAATGCCACCCAGATCCTCAAAGTCGCCGGCGTAGATAAGGGGAAGCGCACCAAGATTCTCGAGAAAGAAATCCAGACGGGCGAGCACGAAAAGGTTCAAGGCGGTTATGGAAAATATCAAGGCACTTGGATAAAATTCGATCGAGGTGTCCAAGTTTGTCGTCAATACGGCGTCGAGGAGCTTTTGCGACCACTCCTGACCTACGACATGGGCCAAGATGGAGGTGTTGCAGGTCGAGGCGATTTCAATACACCAACAAAGGAACAAGCTATGGCCGCACAGAGGAAACGGTTGTATAATCAAAGTACGGATGGAAGGCCTAATGGCCTTAGTGGGACATTTTTCAAGAACATCTCGACTACTGCCTCACATGCCGTCGCCGCCATCAGCAAAGCTCGCTTCGATTCACCAGGCCCTCGAAGCCGCAATGGCCCTTCGAGAGCACCCTCTTTTAGCCGCCAAGCATCCATGCAGAACGGAGATGATTTCCCAAGCAACTCTCAACAGAGCTTTGCCTCAGATTATGGACAACAAGTTGATTCAGCATACTCGACGCAACAGATTAACAACTCAGTCCAGATGAACGAGACAGAGCCCCCCCGGAAACGCCAACGAGTGGCCATGACGCCAGGCGATAGCTTTAGCGGATATGGGCAAAATATGGACATGTATGCAGCGGCCTTCCCTGGATCACCAACGGAACCAAACGAGTCTTTTATCTACACTCAAAATACTATGCAGGATGGCTCGCCAGTGGACGAGGGTAGTGGGCCCCTGGCGCCTCTCCCTTACGAGATGTCCCCCGAGGTTGAGATGAAACGAAACatgctgatgagcttgttttTGGAAGCTCCTGGGACCGATCCTACGAAGCATGATATGCTTCGAAGTTACACCCCAAAGGAATTGGATATGCCCATCGACTTGCAAAGCCATACTGCTCTCCACTGGGCTGCTACACTCGCCCGCATGCCTCTGCTCCGTGCTCTCATCGCTGCTGGCGCTTCCCCTTCCCGCGTAAATGCTTCCGGCGAAACAGCCCTGATGAGGGCATGTTTAGTCACAAATTCACAGGATCATAACTCGTTTCCTGACCTCCTAGAGGTTTTGGGCAGCACCATAGAGGCACGGGACCACAAGGGACGGACGGTTCTTCATCACATTGCGGTAACGAGCGCTGTGAAGGGACGCAACGCTGCAAGCCGATATTATCTCGAAAGCCTTCTGGAGTGGGTTGTAAGGCAAGGTAGCGCACCTAATAGCCAGGCTACCAACGGGAATGGGCCCAGCGCCTCACAGTCGGCCAACCCAAAAATGGGAATCGCCCGCTTCATGAGCGAGATAGTCAATGCTCAAGATAGTGTTGGCGACACGGCTCTGAACATTGCATCTCGAATCGGAAACCGCAGTATTATTTCACAACTCTTAGAGGTCGGCGCCGATCCGAATATCGCTAACCGTGTTGGTCTACGCCCCCTTGACTTTGGCATCGGCAGTGAGAATGTTGAGGACAAGACGAACGGCGAAATCAATGTGGATAAGAATGGTGCGACAGGGACAAATCAACGCAGTCGTGAGAGCAGTGACGAGATAGTAGCAT CCATCTCCCACCTATTATCAGAAACAGGCTCAGCTTTCCAAACCGAGATGAAAGCCAAACAAGCTTCTCTCGACACCCTTCATACCACTCTCCGCACTACGTCAACACAACTTGGCGAAGCCCGACGAACTTTTGAACACCTGACCGCGACGCTTAAGAAGCAACAATTAGCTCGGCAAAAGGTCGCGAATCTGTCACACGCACGTGAGGACGAGCAAGTCCGTCTCATGCAAGAACAATCTAGAGCATCACAGCCCAAcccctcatcttcatggGAAACAGAGCTGTCTGCTATGCTTGAAGCCGCTGATGATACCTCGGGAAGTGGTTTCGGCGGTGAGGGCCTCCTGCCCTCAGCAGCAGTTCTACGTGCCCGTATTCGTGCCGTCGAGGGACGTCGTGATATGACTCGAAAGATGGTCGCCGCCCTAAAAGGACGGAGCCGCGATGTCGAAGTCAAGTACCGCCGTGTAGTGGCGTTGTGCACGGGAGTCCAAGAAGACGAGGTTGACGCTGTCATTGACGGTCTACTGAAAGCCGTTGAAAGCGAACACGAGGAGCTCGAAATCAACCGTGTGAGACGCTTCCTCGGCGGCGTCGAAGGTGTTGTGCACTGA
- a CDS encoding hypothetical protein (EggNog:ENOG41), which yields MPRPHFVIPTYLPPLHLYRHILRETSYLPPAIRPEVTHRIRTRFRSHRKYDRHQNRHRVTAVNLLRKLRAANSGKQTLMEDLIMEAFGRTGARRRSLLSDFIKLEPPSNSDALEALIQGVEAHEKSTETVELKAIKLQADSSPHRPAETAIDSQTSKNPPKDSNETPGNGEEPKAKAPLVRKGPKPLQPAFYAKWDTEKLRKLLRSQRDLQQSARLSWPHRDIKSLQPDSKVPSQTIWGKPPTPNIYQAKRAKFWKRISNKTMPPLGKDEWDLLGRLSSGAQQEDQWKVPERRPVAKPSHGSTTKSDTWDWEGYASRPASQVERQSPLSVYGLVGRNREKHPYQPRLNHQEYSPRWFRRAYQRVWQFTPKMDPDSKPDKLKFIWGALTTPAVPPTRAQLAIFEGVDSKGKKPNPPSRSQRAPYSQSRTAANPLETQKS from the coding sequence ATGCCTCGTCCTCATTTCGTAATTCCCACCTATCtacctcctcttcatctctaTCGACACATCCTTCGCGAAACATCGTATCTCCCTCCAGCAATACGTCCAGAGGTTACACATCGTATTCGCACACGATTTCGAAGCCATCGAAAATATGATCGCCACCAGAACAGGCACCGCGTCACTGCGGTCAATCTTCTGCGTAAATTGAGAGCAGCAAACAGTGGCAAGCAAACGCTCATGGAAGACTTGATAATGGAGGCATTTGGTAGAACAGGGGCCCGAAGGCGAAGCCTACTTTCGGACTTTATAAAGCTCGAACCTCCCAGTAACTCGGATGCTTTGGAGGCCTTGATCCAAGGAGTTGAAGCGCACGAAAAGTCAACAGAAACGGTCGAGCTTAAAGCAATTAAGTTGCAAGCCGATTCCTCTCCACATAGACCAGCCGAAACAGCGATAGATAGCCAAACCTCGAAGAATCCTCCAAAGGACTCGAACGAAACACCAGGCAATGGAGAAGAACCAAAAGCGAAAGCACCTCTGGTACGAAAAGGACCAAAACCTCTTCAGCCAGCATTCTATGCGAAGTGGGACACTGAGAAGCTCCGAAAGCTCCTCCGCAGCCAGCGGGATTTACAGCAATCAGCAAGACTATCTTGGCCTCATAGAGATATCAAAAGCCTCCAACCCGATTCAAAGGTTCCTAGTCAAACCATCTGGGGGAAACCACCAACCCCCAATATATATCAAGCCAAGCGAGCAAAATTCTGGAAGCGCATTTCAAACAAAACGATGCCACCTCTTGGAAAAGATGAGTGGGATCTTTTAGGTCGACTCAGCAGCGGCGCTCAGCAGGAAGATCAGTGGAAAGTCCCGGAAAGACGGCCTGTTGCGAAGCCCTCGCACGGTAGTACTACGAAGTCTGATACTTGGGATTGGGAGGGCTATGCTTCTCGGCCCGCCTCTCAGGTTGAGCGTCAGAGTCCGCTTTCCGTCTATGGTTTGGTTGGGCGGAATAGGGAAAAGCATCCATATCAGCCAAGGTTAAATCATCAGGAGTATTCGCCCAGATGGTTTAGGCGTGCTTATCAACGAGTCTGGCAGTTCACCCCGAAGATGGATCCAGATTCGAAGCCagacaagctcaagttcaTATGGGGTGCTTTGACAACCCCCGCGGTCCCCCCTACAAGAGCGCAACTGGCTATTTTCGAGGGCGTCGATAGCAAGGGTAAAAAGCCAAACCCCCCCTCCCGATCTCAACGAGCGCCATATTCACAATCAAGGACTGCGGCCAACCCTCTTGAGACGCAGAAGTCATAG